The proteins below come from a single Bombus pyrosoma isolate SC7728 linkage group LG10, ASM1482585v1, whole genome shotgun sequence genomic window:
- the LOC122571625 gene encoding transcription factor GATA-6-like isoform X2 gives MKETLSKQEVKREWEDGRAEEDSPRVATADERSVDSSRSVITARRHVRTITTAGHITETVAEPEADSQHHRRSVDDQAQQCRSRSYQDEQQQQQQDQGCKLSILQIAHTEAEMQQQQQQHARSREQSLVYMTSNGQEVRVQVSETVDPSVLTVKDTVRYETPEPERTDADRMYAGYSADGQQQQMRRDNHAIAIQAVQERRVVQSAGGNQRYSPREGGGQSSGGNGSTTVARSYHQGSSPVLVATSEEYEGGGGMAETNVGVQLDSPAPPSYSPPIGGDGGIRATSASVGHQQPGQQHQMVTGYVNTGGVSIKYETEAANVAATNAVVAAAAAAVGAAVPVDGIKVSSTYTTLETVPIPPSQAVQYQQYISASETFQQAPTYSYTKPGDQVIFAYPSQLSSRVPGVESPGSAYMKGDPTLASSLGGSRGVPPLHYEQPGSPGSQVTLYGTGAGSYSYTKPNTASEYWSAAGTPSPPAFDCVPSYQNVAAISVGDAANIQLYSGGAYSVSTGSTTAPSPWPNLPLTNEDGFDGTIMTADPKECFGCGNPTSSWKRDETGRFYCHSCIYKMNGINRSSMRCGKPKQTVATAGVRRTGVQCANCRTSNTTLWRRNNNGEPVCNACGLYYKLHNVNRPLSMKKEGIQTRKRKPKNHSGMSGNLAGPSGMHKTEIKSNLLGESSLNVYGSGGSGNGGGIVADTEAKQEAESEAATGAGTDGGGAGTETGDRAENENGSGNASGGNGGSDERRSPLGTPTTGRSRHASHAHSPLALPTAAVLNRQTTLTVPPLEPIVSQTGGDLLSVITSTTAIHAERS, from the exons ATGAAGGAGACGTTGTCGAAGCAGGAGGTTAAACGCGAATGGGAGGACGGTCGAGCGGAAGAGGATTCGCCGCGAGTGGCAACGGCGGACGAGCGATCCGTCGACAGTTCCAGGTCGGTGATCACCGCGAGAAGGCACGTGCGCACCATCACCACGGCCGGACACATCACCGAGACCGTGGCCGAACCCGAAGCAGACTCGCAGCACCATCGTCGATCGGTCGACGATCAAGCTCAGCAATGCAGATCGCGCTCGTATCAGGAcgagcaacagcaacagcaacaggaCCAAGGCTGCAAGCTGAGTATCCTGCAAATTGCACATACCGAGGCGGAGAtgcaacaacagcagcagcagcacgCTCGTTCTCGCGAGCAGTCTCTCGTCTACATGACGAGCAACGGACAGGAGGTGCGGGTGCAGGTGTCGGAGACGGTGGATCCGTCCGTGCTGACGGTGAAGGACACGGTCAG GTACGAAACGCCGGAGCCGGAGAGAACGGACGCGGATCGCATGTACGCTGGATACTCGGCGGACGGACAGCAGCAACAGATGCGAAGGGACAATCACGCCATCGCGATCCAGGCGGTGCAGGAGAGGCGCGTGGTTCAGTCGGCCGGCGGCAATCAGAGGTACAGTCCGCGGGAGGGAGGCGGCCAGTCGAGCGGCGGAAACGGATCGACGACGGTCGCGAGGTCGTATCACCAGGGCTCGTCGCCGGTACTGGTCGCGACCAGCGAGGAATACGAGGGCGGTGGCGGCATGGCCGAGACGAACGTCGGGGTGCAGCTCGATTCACCCGCGCCACCGTCTTACTCTCCGCCGATCGGCGGCGACGGCGGTATCCGCGCGACCTCGGCTTCCGTGGGTCACCAGCAACCGGGCCAGCAGCATCAAATGGTCACGGGATACGTGAACACCGGTGGGGTGAGCATCAAGTACGAGACCGAGGCGGCGAACGTGGCCGCGACGAACGCGGTGGTGGCAGCAGCGGCGGCGGCCGTCGGTGCCGCGGTCCCGGTCGACGGTATCAAGGTGTCGAGCACGTACACCACGCTCGAGACGGTGCCGATTCCCCCGTCGCAAGCCGTCCAGTACCAGCAGTACATATCCGCCAGCGAGACGTTTCAACAAGCACCGACCTACAGCTACACGAAACCCGGTGATCAAGTGATCTTCGCGTATCCGTCTCAACTGTCGTCGCGAGTGCCCGGG GTCGAGTCCCCTGGAAGCGCGTACATGAAGGGCGACCCGACGCTGGCGTCCTCGCTGGGAGGGTCGCGCGGCGTGCCGCCTCTTCACTACGAGCAGCCAGGCTCGCCGGGATCTCAGGTGACGCTGTACGGGACCGGGGCCGGATCGTACTCTTACACGAAGCCAAACACCGCCAGCGAGTACTGGTCGGCCGCCGGAACTCCATCTCCGCCCGCGTTCGATTGCGTGCCGAGCTATCAGAACGTGGCGGCGATCTCCGTCGGTGACGCGGCCAACATTCAGCTGTACTCGGGAGGAGCGTACAGCGTGTCGACCGGAAGCACCACGGCTCCGTCCCCGTGGCCGAACCTGCCGTTGACCAACGAGGACGGTTTCGACGGAACCATCATGACCGCCGATCCAAAGGAGTGCTTCGGTTGCGGCAATCCAACGTCCAGCTGGAAGAGAGACGAAACCGGCCGTTTCTACTGTCATAGTTGCATCTACAAGATGAACGGAATAAACAGGTCGTCCATGAGATGCGGCAAACCCAAACAAACCGTCGCCACG GCCGGTGTACGAAGGACGGGGGTTCAGTGCGCCAATTGCAGGACCAGCAACACGACCTTGTGGCGACGGAACAACAACGGCGAGCCGGTGTGCAACGCTTGCGGCCTCTACTACAAGCTACACAAC GTGAACAGGCCACTGAGCATGAAGAAGGAGGGGATACAGACGAGGAAAAGGAAACCGAAGAATCATTCGGGAATGAGCGGAAACTTGGCGGGACCGAGCGGCATGCACAAGACCGAGATTAAGTCTAACTTACTCGGTGAGTCTTCG TTGAACGTGTATGGGAGCGGTGGTAGTGGTAACGGGGGTGGGATAGTGGCCGATACGGAGGCGAAGCAAGAGGCCGAGAGCGAGGCAGCGACCGGGGCAGGTACAGATGGCGGTGGTGCCGGTACAGAAACCGGGGATCGGGCGGAGAACGAGAACGGAAGCGGTAACGCGTCGGGTGGGAACGGAGGATCCGACGAACGTCGTTCACCCCTAGGTACACCGACTACGGGGCGATCGAGGCACGCGAGCCACGCGCACTCGCCCCTCGCTTTACCTACCGCCGCAGTTCTCAATCGACAGACTACCCTTAC cgTGCCACCGCTAGAGCCAATCGTTAGCCAAACCGGTGGCGATCTCCTCTCGGTTATAACTTCCACCACGGCTATCCACGCCGAAAGATCGTAA
- the LOC122571625 gene encoding transcription factor GATA-6-like isoform X3, with the protein MKETLSKQEVKREWEDGRAEEDSPRVATADERSVDSSRSVITARRHVRTITTAGHITETVAEPEADSQHHRRSVDDQAQQCRSRSYQDEQQQQQQDQGCKLSILQIAHTEAEMQQQQQQHARSREQSLVYMTSNGQEVRVQVSETVDPSVLTVKDTVRYETPEPERTDADRMYAGYSADGQQQQMRRDNHAIAIQAVQERRVVQSAGGNQRYSPREGGGQSSGGNGSTTVARSYHQGSSPVLVATSEEYEGGGGMAETNVGVQLDSPAPPSYSPPIGGDGGIRATSASVGHQQPGQQHQMVTGYVNTGGVSIKYETEAANVAATNAVVAAAAAAVGAAVPVDGIKVSSTYTTLETVPIPPSQAVQYQQYISASETFQQAPTYSYTKPGDQVIFAYPSQLSSRVPGVESPGSAYMKGDPTLASSLGGSRGVPPLHYEQPGSPGSQVTLYGTGAGSYSYTKPNTASEYWSAAGTPSPPAFDCVPSYQNVAAISVGDAANIQLYSGGAYSVSTGSTTAPSPWPNLPLTNEDGFDGTIMTADPKECFGCGNPTSSWKRDETGRFYCHSCIYKMNGINRSSMRCGKPKQTVATAGVRRTGVQCANCRTSNTTLWRRNNNGEPVCNACGLYYKLHNVNRPLSMKKEGIQTRKRKPKNHSGMSGNLAGPSGMHKTEIKSNLLGESSRATARANR; encoded by the exons ATGAAGGAGACGTTGTCGAAGCAGGAGGTTAAACGCGAATGGGAGGACGGTCGAGCGGAAGAGGATTCGCCGCGAGTGGCAACGGCGGACGAGCGATCCGTCGACAGTTCCAGGTCGGTGATCACCGCGAGAAGGCACGTGCGCACCATCACCACGGCCGGACACATCACCGAGACCGTGGCCGAACCCGAAGCAGACTCGCAGCACCATCGTCGATCGGTCGACGATCAAGCTCAGCAATGCAGATCGCGCTCGTATCAGGAcgagcaacagcaacagcaacaggaCCAAGGCTGCAAGCTGAGTATCCTGCAAATTGCACATACCGAGGCGGAGAtgcaacaacagcagcagcagcacgCTCGTTCTCGCGAGCAGTCTCTCGTCTACATGACGAGCAACGGACAGGAGGTGCGGGTGCAGGTGTCGGAGACGGTGGATCCGTCCGTGCTGACGGTGAAGGACACGGTCAG GTACGAAACGCCGGAGCCGGAGAGAACGGACGCGGATCGCATGTACGCTGGATACTCGGCGGACGGACAGCAGCAACAGATGCGAAGGGACAATCACGCCATCGCGATCCAGGCGGTGCAGGAGAGGCGCGTGGTTCAGTCGGCCGGCGGCAATCAGAGGTACAGTCCGCGGGAGGGAGGCGGCCAGTCGAGCGGCGGAAACGGATCGACGACGGTCGCGAGGTCGTATCACCAGGGCTCGTCGCCGGTACTGGTCGCGACCAGCGAGGAATACGAGGGCGGTGGCGGCATGGCCGAGACGAACGTCGGGGTGCAGCTCGATTCACCCGCGCCACCGTCTTACTCTCCGCCGATCGGCGGCGACGGCGGTATCCGCGCGACCTCGGCTTCCGTGGGTCACCAGCAACCGGGCCAGCAGCATCAAATGGTCACGGGATACGTGAACACCGGTGGGGTGAGCATCAAGTACGAGACCGAGGCGGCGAACGTGGCCGCGACGAACGCGGTGGTGGCAGCAGCGGCGGCGGCCGTCGGTGCCGCGGTCCCGGTCGACGGTATCAAGGTGTCGAGCACGTACACCACGCTCGAGACGGTGCCGATTCCCCCGTCGCAAGCCGTCCAGTACCAGCAGTACATATCCGCCAGCGAGACGTTTCAACAAGCACCGACCTACAGCTACACGAAACCCGGTGATCAAGTGATCTTCGCGTATCCGTCTCAACTGTCGTCGCGAGTGCCCGGG GTCGAGTCCCCTGGAAGCGCGTACATGAAGGGCGACCCGACGCTGGCGTCCTCGCTGGGAGGGTCGCGCGGCGTGCCGCCTCTTCACTACGAGCAGCCAGGCTCGCCGGGATCTCAGGTGACGCTGTACGGGACCGGGGCCGGATCGTACTCTTACACGAAGCCAAACACCGCCAGCGAGTACTGGTCGGCCGCCGGAACTCCATCTCCGCCCGCGTTCGATTGCGTGCCGAGCTATCAGAACGTGGCGGCGATCTCCGTCGGTGACGCGGCCAACATTCAGCTGTACTCGGGAGGAGCGTACAGCGTGTCGACCGGAAGCACCACGGCTCCGTCCCCGTGGCCGAACCTGCCGTTGACCAACGAGGACGGTTTCGACGGAACCATCATGACCGCCGATCCAAAGGAGTGCTTCGGTTGCGGCAATCCAACGTCCAGCTGGAAGAGAGACGAAACCGGCCGTTTCTACTGTCATAGTTGCATCTACAAGATGAACGGAATAAACAGGTCGTCCATGAGATGCGGCAAACCCAAACAAACCGTCGCCACG GCCGGTGTACGAAGGACGGGGGTTCAGTGCGCCAATTGCAGGACCAGCAACACGACCTTGTGGCGACGGAACAACAACGGCGAGCCGGTGTGCAACGCTTGCGGCCTCTACTACAAGCTACACAAC GTGAACAGGCCACTGAGCATGAAGAAGGAGGGGATACAGACGAGGAAAAGGAAACCGAAGAATCATTCGGGAATGAGCGGAAACTTGGCGGGACCGAGCGGCATGCACAAGACCGAGATTAAGTCTAACTTACTCGGTGAGTCTTCG cgTGCCACCGCTAGAGCCAATCGTTAG
- the LOC122571625 gene encoding transcription factor GATA-6-like isoform X5, whose protein sequence is MKETLSKQEVKREWEDGRAEEDSPRVATADERSVDSSRSVITARRHVRTITTAGHITETVAEPEADSQHHRRSVDDQAQQCRSRSYQDEQQQQQQDQGCKLSILQIAHTEAEMQQQQQQHARSREQSLVYMTSNGQEVRVQVSETVDPSVLTVKDTVRYETPEPERTDADRMYAGYSADGQQQQMRRDNHAIAIQAVQERRVVQSAGGNQRYSPREGGGQSSGGNGSTTVARSYHQGSSPVLVATSEEYEGGGGMAETNVGVQLDSPAPPSYSPPIGGDGGIRATSASVGHQQPGQQHQMVTGYVNTGGVSIKYETEAANVAATNAVVAAAAAAVGAAVPVDGIKVSSTYTTLETVPIPPSQAVQYQQYISASETFQQAPTYSYTKPGDQVIFAYPSQLSSRVPGVESPGSAYMKGDPTLASSLGGSRGVPPLHYEQPGSPGSQVTLYGTGAGSYSYTKPNTASEYWSAAGTPSPPAFDCVPSYQNVAAISVGDAANIQLYSGGAYSVSTGSTTAPSPWPNLPLTNEDGFDGTIMTADPKECFGCGNPTSSWKRDETGRFYCHSCIYKMNGINRSSMRCGKPKQTVATAGVRRTGVQCANCRTSNTTLWRRNNNGEPVCNACGLYYKLHNVNRPLSMKKEGIQTRKRKPKNHSGMSGNLAGPSGMHKTEIKSNLLACHR, encoded by the exons ATGAAGGAGACGTTGTCGAAGCAGGAGGTTAAACGCGAATGGGAGGACGGTCGAGCGGAAGAGGATTCGCCGCGAGTGGCAACGGCGGACGAGCGATCCGTCGACAGTTCCAGGTCGGTGATCACCGCGAGAAGGCACGTGCGCACCATCACCACGGCCGGACACATCACCGAGACCGTGGCCGAACCCGAAGCAGACTCGCAGCACCATCGTCGATCGGTCGACGATCAAGCTCAGCAATGCAGATCGCGCTCGTATCAGGAcgagcaacagcaacagcaacaggaCCAAGGCTGCAAGCTGAGTATCCTGCAAATTGCACATACCGAGGCGGAGAtgcaacaacagcagcagcagcacgCTCGTTCTCGCGAGCAGTCTCTCGTCTACATGACGAGCAACGGACAGGAGGTGCGGGTGCAGGTGTCGGAGACGGTGGATCCGTCCGTGCTGACGGTGAAGGACACGGTCAG GTACGAAACGCCGGAGCCGGAGAGAACGGACGCGGATCGCATGTACGCTGGATACTCGGCGGACGGACAGCAGCAACAGATGCGAAGGGACAATCACGCCATCGCGATCCAGGCGGTGCAGGAGAGGCGCGTGGTTCAGTCGGCCGGCGGCAATCAGAGGTACAGTCCGCGGGAGGGAGGCGGCCAGTCGAGCGGCGGAAACGGATCGACGACGGTCGCGAGGTCGTATCACCAGGGCTCGTCGCCGGTACTGGTCGCGACCAGCGAGGAATACGAGGGCGGTGGCGGCATGGCCGAGACGAACGTCGGGGTGCAGCTCGATTCACCCGCGCCACCGTCTTACTCTCCGCCGATCGGCGGCGACGGCGGTATCCGCGCGACCTCGGCTTCCGTGGGTCACCAGCAACCGGGCCAGCAGCATCAAATGGTCACGGGATACGTGAACACCGGTGGGGTGAGCATCAAGTACGAGACCGAGGCGGCGAACGTGGCCGCGACGAACGCGGTGGTGGCAGCAGCGGCGGCGGCCGTCGGTGCCGCGGTCCCGGTCGACGGTATCAAGGTGTCGAGCACGTACACCACGCTCGAGACGGTGCCGATTCCCCCGTCGCAAGCCGTCCAGTACCAGCAGTACATATCCGCCAGCGAGACGTTTCAACAAGCACCGACCTACAGCTACACGAAACCCGGTGATCAAGTGATCTTCGCGTATCCGTCTCAACTGTCGTCGCGAGTGCCCGGG GTCGAGTCCCCTGGAAGCGCGTACATGAAGGGCGACCCGACGCTGGCGTCCTCGCTGGGAGGGTCGCGCGGCGTGCCGCCTCTTCACTACGAGCAGCCAGGCTCGCCGGGATCTCAGGTGACGCTGTACGGGACCGGGGCCGGATCGTACTCTTACACGAAGCCAAACACCGCCAGCGAGTACTGGTCGGCCGCCGGAACTCCATCTCCGCCCGCGTTCGATTGCGTGCCGAGCTATCAGAACGTGGCGGCGATCTCCGTCGGTGACGCGGCCAACATTCAGCTGTACTCGGGAGGAGCGTACAGCGTGTCGACCGGAAGCACCACGGCTCCGTCCCCGTGGCCGAACCTGCCGTTGACCAACGAGGACGGTTTCGACGGAACCATCATGACCGCCGATCCAAAGGAGTGCTTCGGTTGCGGCAATCCAACGTCCAGCTGGAAGAGAGACGAAACCGGCCGTTTCTACTGTCATAGTTGCATCTACAAGATGAACGGAATAAACAGGTCGTCCATGAGATGCGGCAAACCCAAACAAACCGTCGCCACG GCCGGTGTACGAAGGACGGGGGTTCAGTGCGCCAATTGCAGGACCAGCAACACGACCTTGTGGCGACGGAACAACAACGGCGAGCCGGTGTGCAACGCTTGCGGCCTCTACTACAAGCTACACAAC GTGAACAGGCCACTGAGCATGAAGAAGGAGGGGATACAGACGAGGAAAAGGAAACCGAAGAATCATTCGGGAATGAGCGGAAACTTGGCGGGACCGAGCGGCATGCACAAGACCGAGATTAAGTCTAACTTACTCG cgTGCCACCGCTAG
- the LOC122571625 gene encoding transcription factor GATA-6-like isoform X1 — protein MKETLSKQEVKREWEDGRAEEDSPRVATADERSVDSSRSVITARRHVRTITTAGHITETVAEPEADSQHHRRSVDDQAQQCRSRSYQDEQQQQQQDQGCKLSILQIAHTEAEMQQQQQQHARSREQSLVYMTSNGQEVRVQVSETVDPSVLTVKDTVRYETPEPERTDADRMYAGYSADGQQQQMRRDNHAIAIQAVQERRVVQSAGGNQRYSPREGGGQSSGGNGSTTVARSYHQGSSPVLVATSEEYEGGGGMAETNVGVQLDSPAPPSYSPPIGGDGGIRATSASVGHQQPGQQHQMVTGYVNTGGVSIKYETEAANVAATNAVVAAAAAAVGAAVPVDGIKVSSTYTTLETVPIPPSQAVQYQQYISASETFQQAPTYSYTKPGDQVIFAYPSQLSSRVPGVESPGSAYMKGDPTLASSLGGSRGVPPLHYEQPGSPGSQVTLYGTGAGSYSYTKPNTASEYWSAAGTPSPPAFDCVPSYQNVAAISVGDAANIQLYSGGAYSVSTGSTTAPSPWPNLPLTNEDGFDGTIMTADPKECFGCGNPTSSWKRDETGRFYCHSCIYKMNGINRSSMRCGKPKQTVATAGVRRTGVQCANCRTSNTTLWRRNNNGEPVCNACGLYYKLHNVNRPLSMKKEGIQTRKRKPKNHSGMSGNLAGPSGMHKTEIKSNLLVDSLQLNVYGSGGSGNGGGIVADTEAKQEAESEAATGAGTDGGGAGTETGDRAENENGSGNASGGNGGSDERRSPLGTPTTGRSRHASHAHSPLALPTAAVLNRQTTLTVPPLEPIVSQTGGDLLSVITSTTAIHAERS, from the exons ATGAAGGAGACGTTGTCGAAGCAGGAGGTTAAACGCGAATGGGAGGACGGTCGAGCGGAAGAGGATTCGCCGCGAGTGGCAACGGCGGACGAGCGATCCGTCGACAGTTCCAGGTCGGTGATCACCGCGAGAAGGCACGTGCGCACCATCACCACGGCCGGACACATCACCGAGACCGTGGCCGAACCCGAAGCAGACTCGCAGCACCATCGTCGATCGGTCGACGATCAAGCTCAGCAATGCAGATCGCGCTCGTATCAGGAcgagcaacagcaacagcaacaggaCCAAGGCTGCAAGCTGAGTATCCTGCAAATTGCACATACCGAGGCGGAGAtgcaacaacagcagcagcagcacgCTCGTTCTCGCGAGCAGTCTCTCGTCTACATGACGAGCAACGGACAGGAGGTGCGGGTGCAGGTGTCGGAGACGGTGGATCCGTCCGTGCTGACGGTGAAGGACACGGTCAG GTACGAAACGCCGGAGCCGGAGAGAACGGACGCGGATCGCATGTACGCTGGATACTCGGCGGACGGACAGCAGCAACAGATGCGAAGGGACAATCACGCCATCGCGATCCAGGCGGTGCAGGAGAGGCGCGTGGTTCAGTCGGCCGGCGGCAATCAGAGGTACAGTCCGCGGGAGGGAGGCGGCCAGTCGAGCGGCGGAAACGGATCGACGACGGTCGCGAGGTCGTATCACCAGGGCTCGTCGCCGGTACTGGTCGCGACCAGCGAGGAATACGAGGGCGGTGGCGGCATGGCCGAGACGAACGTCGGGGTGCAGCTCGATTCACCCGCGCCACCGTCTTACTCTCCGCCGATCGGCGGCGACGGCGGTATCCGCGCGACCTCGGCTTCCGTGGGTCACCAGCAACCGGGCCAGCAGCATCAAATGGTCACGGGATACGTGAACACCGGTGGGGTGAGCATCAAGTACGAGACCGAGGCGGCGAACGTGGCCGCGACGAACGCGGTGGTGGCAGCAGCGGCGGCGGCCGTCGGTGCCGCGGTCCCGGTCGACGGTATCAAGGTGTCGAGCACGTACACCACGCTCGAGACGGTGCCGATTCCCCCGTCGCAAGCCGTCCAGTACCAGCAGTACATATCCGCCAGCGAGACGTTTCAACAAGCACCGACCTACAGCTACACGAAACCCGGTGATCAAGTGATCTTCGCGTATCCGTCTCAACTGTCGTCGCGAGTGCCCGGG GTCGAGTCCCCTGGAAGCGCGTACATGAAGGGCGACCCGACGCTGGCGTCCTCGCTGGGAGGGTCGCGCGGCGTGCCGCCTCTTCACTACGAGCAGCCAGGCTCGCCGGGATCTCAGGTGACGCTGTACGGGACCGGGGCCGGATCGTACTCTTACACGAAGCCAAACACCGCCAGCGAGTACTGGTCGGCCGCCGGAACTCCATCTCCGCCCGCGTTCGATTGCGTGCCGAGCTATCAGAACGTGGCGGCGATCTCCGTCGGTGACGCGGCCAACATTCAGCTGTACTCGGGAGGAGCGTACAGCGTGTCGACCGGAAGCACCACGGCTCCGTCCCCGTGGCCGAACCTGCCGTTGACCAACGAGGACGGTTTCGACGGAACCATCATGACCGCCGATCCAAAGGAGTGCTTCGGTTGCGGCAATCCAACGTCCAGCTGGAAGAGAGACGAAACCGGCCGTTTCTACTGTCATAGTTGCATCTACAAGATGAACGGAATAAACAGGTCGTCCATGAGATGCGGCAAACCCAAACAAACCGTCGCCACG GCCGGTGTACGAAGGACGGGGGTTCAGTGCGCCAATTGCAGGACCAGCAACACGACCTTGTGGCGACGGAACAACAACGGCGAGCCGGTGTGCAACGCTTGCGGCCTCTACTACAAGCTACACAAC GTGAACAGGCCACTGAGCATGAAGAAGGAGGGGATACAGACGAGGAAAAGGAAACCGAAGAATCATTCGGGAATGAGCGGAAACTTGGCGGGACCGAGCGGCATGCACAAGACCGAGATTAAGTCTAACTTACTCG TGGACTCGCTGCAGTTGAACGTGTATGGGAGCGGTGGTAGTGGTAACGGGGGTGGGATAGTGGCCGATACGGAGGCGAAGCAAGAGGCCGAGAGCGAGGCAGCGACCGGGGCAGGTACAGATGGCGGTGGTGCCGGTACAGAAACCGGGGATCGGGCGGAGAACGAGAACGGAAGCGGTAACGCGTCGGGTGGGAACGGAGGATCCGACGAACGTCGTTCACCCCTAGGTACACCGACTACGGGGCGATCGAGGCACGCGAGCCACGCGCACTCGCCCCTCGCTTTACCTACCGCCGCAGTTCTCAATCGACAGACTACCCTTAC cgTGCCACCGCTAGAGCCAATCGTTAGCCAAACCGGTGGCGATCTCCTCTCGGTTATAACTTCCACCACGGCTATCCACGCCGAAAGATCGTAA